TCCCGCCCCCACTTGGGCAACTGACGATCCGCCTTGGTTCCGGGACGGGCCATGATATCCACTGTGCCGCCATACGGGCGCAGGACCCGCAAAACCTGATCGGCGGGCGGCAGTACGGCGTCTTCGGTCAGCACGCCTTCCGCGACGATGAGATTGGCGAAGCCTTTCGGATACGGCAATGTCTTAGCCGGGCCTTGATGGACTTCGATACGCCGCCCGTATAAACCGGCCTTCGATAGGGCGGCCCGCAGGGCCTCGACCTTCACCGGGTTTTCTTCGTGGCAGACGATGCGGAATTCAGAACGCCGGGCGATTTCATAGGCGAGTTGGCCGGTGCCAGCTTGCAGCACCAGGCAGTAACCCTTGGTTACGCCCGCGTTTTTGATGGCTGCTTCCGCCGCTTGCGCTAATTGCGGATTGTCCGGATACGGTTGGTCCATCGCTGGCGGGGCCAGTACCGGCGCGGGTGTTACCGGGCCAGTCTGGAAACAGACCGTCTGTCCGTGATCGAGGCTGGCATAGAGCCGCCCGTTGCAAAACGCCAGACCTTCCACAACGCCGCTCAGGCTGGTGGTCCAAAGCCGGGTTCCATTCTGCGTGTCGTACACGGCGACTGCGCCAGGACCTGCCGCAACGATTTTGTCCCCCGCCAGGATCATGGTCGTCGCCTTATCCGTGGTGACGGACCAGAGGGGGCGCGGCTCCTTCCGGGGCTTCTGATCGTTCAGGTAAGCCGTGCGGTTGACCGCCGCCAATTGTCCCTTGCCCAGCAGGTACACGGTATCACCTTGGATCATTACGGCATCTCCATGAGCACGCAGGATCGGGCTTTTGCGCCAAGCATTGAACCAGTGGAACTGTCCATCTTCGCTGGGGCCAGTCGTCAGCACGCCATCCGCCACGAGCGCGAAACTGCCGCCGACCAGGTTGGTCTTCCACGGATCAGAAGTTCCGTAGCGAACCAGCGGGCGGCCATCCTTGCGGTCGCAACCCCAGAAGGCGGTGCGTCCGGTGGCCACGAAGAGCTGGCTCGGTGACGCCAGCATGGTGCCTTGCGCGGTGAAATCGAGCGGGCGTTTGAAGACCTGGCGTCCGGTGTCCGCCTTGAGTGCGCAGAGATAGACGCCGTGCGATGGAAACAGGCCCGCGGTCAAATACACCATGCCCGCATCCGCCACCAAGCCACCGCGCACGGGCCAGAGGGAGATCATGCGGCCATTACCGGGCAACCGCTGATCGCGATCACCGGCGCGATATTTCCACCGCAGTTTTCCGCTGCGCGCCTCCAGCGCGTACAGATAGCCATCATCGGAACCGGCAAATAGGCTGCCTTGATAAAGCACCGGCGGGAGCCGCACCGGGCCCTGGGTGACGAACCGCCAGCGTTCCGCGCCGGTGGCCGCGTCCAGGCAGTACACCGCATCCTCCGAGGAAGAACCGAAATAGACACCCTCCGCATCCGCGACGACATGGAAAGCGCGGTCAAAGGTGAGGGTTTGCTGGAGCGGCCCGTACTGGATGGCGTAGTTGGTTAATGCGGGCTCCGGCCAGGCGGGGGTCGGCGGCAGCGCCGGTTGGCAAGTCCAGGCTTGGGTGAGTGGCAACGTCAGTGGTTCGGCAGTGACGCCGGAACGTTGCGCATCGCCGCGGAAGGCAGGCCATTCACCGGCCCCCGCCAGGCTGACGAACAGAAGCCCGAGCAGGGATGGAAAAAATTGACTGAAGACGTTCGTAAGTAAACTGCTTATACCATGCGAAACGACATGATTGCGGCAAAACTCATTTTCAAGACGGACCATGGCAACAGGGTATCTGGATTTGTCATGGCAGGTCAAGAATTGAGGTAATCCGAAGAATTAGTAATTCAGAAGAGCCGCACAAAAACGACCGCTGGAAAATCAAACGGTACGCACGCATTTCGATCCATCGGGAAAATTGTCAAGGGAGTGGAAAGTCCAGTAATTACCTTTCTCAAGTTTATTCGTATTGAAAACCACACGATTGGGAATAGAGTCTGCGCACTCTATGAACACGATAATGCGATTCACCCCGGTCTGCGCTTTCGCGATCTGGCTGGCCGTCACGGCGCTCGGCGCAGCCATCCCCGCAAACGAGTACCTCGTTTTTTCTCTGAAAACCTGCGACACGGTGGCGGCGGAACTTCCTGAAATCACGCGCCTCGCTGAAATTGTGGCGCAACGCCATTTGCGCGGCGGGACGCTCGGGTGCCTGCCCAATGGCCAGACGCTGGGGCCGGAACTCCAGGGACGCAGTGGCGGCATGATTTGCTTCGGTGCGGCGCGGGCCACCAAGACCGAACGCACCGACGCAGAAAAAACCAACGCCGTGATCCTGGCTGGCTGGGATCGCCAACCGGGGGAACGTGATCTGCAACTCATCCGGGATGCCCGGGCGCGCGGGGCCTTCCTCATTGGTT
This genomic stretch from Verrucomicrobiota bacterium harbors:
- a CDS encoding PQQ-binding-like beta-propeller repeat protein, which translates into the protein MVRLENEFCRNHVVSHGISSLLTNVFSQFFPSLLGLLFVSLAGAGEWPAFRGDAQRSGVTAEPLTLPLTQAWTCQPALPPTPAWPEPALTNYAIQYGPLQQTLTFDRAFHVVADAEGVYFGSSSEDAVYCLDAATGAERWRFVTQGPVRLPPVLYQGSLFAGSDDGYLYALEARSGKLRWKYRAGDRDQRLPGNGRMISLWPVRGGLVADAGMVYLTAGLFPSHGVYLCALKADTGRQVFKRPLDFTAQGTMLASPSQLFVATGRTAFWGCDRKDGRPLVRYGTSDPWKTNLVGGSFALVADGVLTTGPSEDGQFHWFNAWRKSPILRAHGDAVMIQGDTVYLLGKGQLAAVNRTAYLNDQKPRKEPRPLWSVTTDKATTMILAGDKIVAAGPGAVAVYDTQNGTRLWTTSLSGVVEGLAFCNGRLYASLDHGQTVCFQTGPVTPAPVLAPPAMDQPYPDNPQLAQAAEAAIKNAGVTKGYCLVLQAGTGQLAYEIARRSEFRIVCHEENPVKVEALRAALSKAGLYGRRIEVHQGPAKTLPYPKGFANLIVAEGVLTEDAVLPPADQVLRVLRPYGGTVDIMARPGTKADRQLPKWGRDLPEWHVSAGALTHGLARRGRPPGSGEWSHFYADPGNTACSSDEIRPVPMDLQWFGRPGPGDNMVDRHKKGPAPLFVNGRLFIPGYNYLAAVDAFNGFILWEKQIPDSVRVAAFKDSSSIAATDSNVLVAAGDTCLVLDAQTGTTTMRIPVVGKQPEKAWGYLATAGGLIIGSVAKPGGSLRALGKLEDVIIWKNDQPVVCSTSVFAVDPATGKPVWEYPAQRGAIINPTLAIGNGRIYFVESRNAGTLESTNGRVSLHELVGAGAQLVALDLKTGVPVWTRETDLTSLQQIIYLSYAKETLLVSGSRYATVSPEETKGFQKPTQLKRVRYDLLAFDARTGDPKWHATAMPSYDHVLTGAHGEQVQHPAIVEEIVYGPGFAFHLLTGQPYEGWQWQKSQKCATLSTSRYCAFSRFTLEKLPYMFDLKSGQRTALSTVTRPSCWINTIPAGGLILIPEGSAGCTCEYPFQTSLALAPADK